A genomic window from Elaeis guineensis isolate ETL-2024a chromosome 3, EG11, whole genome shotgun sequence includes:
- the LOC140856354 gene encoding uncharacterized protein — translation MVPSVAHTVEALTNAYELWQAVATTYSYKGNNMHTHKIQRELRGLTQGSRSITEYVGELKRLWNDFDFYSPFTPTHPDDVDVFHKWIERQHLVDFLDELNPEFEYRCSSILSTQEWPTLDEAISLVLSKETRLATMSSSTNTAIRSALVIQPTTLGSSSPINSTQETQPRPHGVKICDHCHKPGHIKAYCYELYGRPTRGRGRGGGRSGRGRVRLADSSFTSISGKGSIKCTSELPLSSVLHEPKTGRKLGTGIMHNGLYYLEGGVSRGYSKTSLTVSSSQKEDLLLQHRRLGHLPFTLLARMFPTIFESYNKEKLVCDACELAKHTRSAYPGSGLHSKAMFEVVHSDVWRPYGTTTISDHRWYLAVFVLFGIIDLRLASLTLVPSSAFLLVIPLLKKGTNIWCPNERKLFISMDVIFRESEPFYISSVSSSSPVTSETGREGEFFGGSPITVDVGTNGGYDTQREFITNGGSDTQGEFISINASSDTQEEASKTASETLSQPATSISSDSSPLSEPIMHSPVSRSSSPVLTVSSSTMNGNSPVPPIHFTLDNDDLNVPIALRKPTRHAGISGRLKDGVGYKHDITNFVSYESLSPSYQSFIASLSSVSIPKNWKVAKEDPKWKAAMLEEMRALKKNNTWELVSLPAGKQTVGCKWIFTVKQTPEGTVERYKARLLDVKKAFLHGELQEEVYMDIPPEFATAQIVGKVCQLRRSLYDLKQSPRAWFDRFRRAIIQMGYKQSNADHTLFFRHNKGKIAVLIVYVDDIVVTGDDSEEIAHLKAQLAQAFEARNARIFENESTNPNALMRQLLVMRVLQQHLLSRIIKAISSKQLVANCPLIHAICRIGKCLYGISLLGKLPRNLGGFLISSEGPTRLLIDWLWDTFLEPMLLELLITGRFKCSDLSLMAVQIHFNRTDGNTQLIICWFTQRVATKLFLLPSSDALPVLGLILMCMT, via the exons ATGGTACCAAGTGTTGCTCATACGGTTGAGGCACTAACGAATGCTTATGAGTTATGGCAGGCTGTAGCCACAACTTATTCATATAAAGGTAATAATATGCATACCCATAAGATCCAACGAGAGCTTCGGGGACTTACTCAAGGTTCCCGATCTATAACAGAGTATGTTGGAGAATTAAAAAGATTGTGGaacgattttgatttttatagtccCTTTACCCCTACTCATCCTGATGATGTTGATGTGTTCCACAAATGGATAGAGCGTCAGCACCTTGTGGATTTTTTGGATGAACTAAACCCAGAGTTTGAGTATCGATGCTCTTCTATTCTTAGTACACAGGAATGGCCAACTCTTGATGAAGCTATTTCCTTGGTTCTTAGTAAAGAAACTCGATTAGCCACTATGTCTTCTTCTACAAATACAGCTATACGATCTGCACTTGTGATACAGCCAACTACTCTTGGAAGCTCTTCTCCTATCAATTCTACTCAAGAAACTCAGCCTCGACCTCACGGGGTTAAGATTTGTGACCACTGTCATAAGCCGGGCCACATCAAAGCTTACTGCTATGAGCTGTATGGTCGTCCAACTAGAGGTCGTGGTCGTGGAGGTGGTCGTTCTGGTAGAGGCCGAG TTCGTCTTGCTGATAGCTCCTTTACCTCTATTTCTGGGAAAGGATCTATCAAATGCACTTCCGAATTACCCTTATCATCTGTTCTACAT GAGCCAAAGACAGGAAGAAAACTTGGGACTGGCATAATGCATAATGGGCTCTACTATTTGGAGGGAGGAGTGTCCAGAGGCTACTCAAAAACCAGTTTGACAGTTTCATCCTCACAAAAGGAAGACCTGTTACTCCAGCACCGCAGGCTTGGTCATCTTCCATTTACTCTCTTAGCTCGTATGTTTCCAActatttttgaatcatataataaagagaaGCTTGTATGTGATGCCTGTGAACTAGCTAAACACACTAGAAGTGCTTATCCAGGCTCAGGCCTGCATAGTAAAGCAATGTTTGAGGTAGTTCATTCTGATGTATGGAGACCCTATGGGACCACCACCATTTCTGATCATCGGTG GTATTTGGCTGTGTTTGTTTTGTTCGGGATCATCGACCTTCGGTTGGCAAGCTTGACACTCGTGCCCTCAAGTGCATTTTTGTTGGTTATTCCTCTACTCAAAAAGGGTACAAATATTTGGTGTCCGAATGAACGAAAGTTGTTTATCAGCATGGATGTAATATTTCGGGAGTCTGAGCCATTCTATATATCTTCtgtgtcttcttcttctcccgtcACCTCTGAAACTGGTCGAGAGGGGGAGTTCTTTGGAGGGAGTCCTATTACTGTGGATGTTGGTACAAATGGTGGATATGATACTCAGAGAGAGTTTATTACAAATGGTGGATCTGATACTCAAGGAGAGTTTATTTCTATTAATGCTAGTTCTGACACTCAAGAAGAAGCATCTAAAACTGCATCTGAGACTCTCTCACAGCCTGCTACTTCAATTTCATCTGATTCATCTCCTCTCTCAGAGCCTATTATGCATTCTCCAGTCTCTAGATCTTCCTCTCCTGTCCTGACGGTTTCATCTTCTACGATGAATGGTAATTCTCCTGTACCTCCCATTCATTTTACATTAGATAATGATGATCTAAATGTTCCTATTGCTTTACGTAAACCTACTCGTCATGCTGGTATTTCTGGTCGACTTAAGGATGGAGTGGGGTACAAACATGACATCACTAACTTTGTATCCTAtgagtctctctctccatcttatcaGAGTTTTATAGCTTCTTTGTCCTCTGTCTCCATACCCAAGAACTGGAAGGTTGCTAAGGAAGACCCCAAGTGGAAAGCCGCTATGCTTGAGGAAATGCGagcactaaaaaaaaataatacatgggAACTTGTATCTTTACCAGCTGGTAAACAAACTGTGGGATGCAAATGGATTTTTACAGTTAAGCAGACACCTGAGGGTACTGTTGAACGGTACAAAGCTCGTTTG CTCGATGTAAAGAAAgcttttcttcatggagaacttcaggAGGAGGTATATATGGATATTCCTCCAGAATTTGCTACCGCTCAGATAGTGGGCAAAGTATGCCAGTTACGACGCTCTCTTTATGATCTGAAGCAGTCACCTCGTGCTTGGTTCGATCGCTTCCGACGAGCAATCATTCAGATGGGGTATAAACAGAGCAATGCAGATCACACACTCTTCTTTCGGCACAACAAGGGTAAGATTGCTGTTTTGattgtctatgttgatgatattgtggtCACAGGAGATGATTCTGAGGAGATAGCTCATTTGAAGGCTCAACTGGCACAGGCATTTGAG GCTCGAAATGCTCGAATTTTTGAGAATGAGTCTACTAATCCAAATGCTCTTATGCGCCAGCTTCTTGTGAT GAGGGTACTGCAGCAGCATTTATTATCAAGGATCATCAAGGCCATCTCCTCAAAGCAGCTGGTCGCCAATTGTCCACTTATTCATGCAATATGTAGAATTGGTAAGTGCTTGTATGG GATATCCTTGCTTGGAAAGCTGCCTCGCAACCTTGGAGGGTTTCTTATATCTTCCGAGGGGCCAACCAGGCTGTTgattgattggctttgggatacatttctggA GCCGATGCTTTTGGAGTTGCTTATCACAGGTAGATTTAAGTGttctgatctttctttgatggcTGTGCAGATTCATTTCAATCGTACAGATGGCAATACTCAATTGATAATTTGCTGGTTTACTCAACGGGTGGCCACTAAGCTGTTCTTACTTCCTTCCTCTGATGCACTTCCTGTTTTGGGGCTAATTTTGATGTGCATGACGTGA